The window GGCGGACATTGATACCGGCGCGGTAGTCTACGTGCATGACGGCACGGAGCCAATCGATCATGCCTATGCCGACCCCTTCACCGTCTCACGGACAGGCGGCACGGTTAGCGGGTCTTCGAGCATTTCCCTGACCATCACTCCAGTCAACGACGCCCCGACCATCACGCAGACCAGCGGTGGAGCCACGCTCTTGGAGCACAACACCGCAGGTGGGGATGCGGATTCTTTTGATCTGACAGGTGTCAGCAACGCCGTAAAACTGACCATCGCCAATGTTCAGGCCCATGATGTGGAGAGCGGCCCGTCCGAGCTCTACTATGTGTTGGCACAATCTCCTGGAACGGCTGGTTCCATCAAACAATGGAATGACACGTCCTCGTCTTGGGTGGCCCTGGCGCAAGATGCCCGTTTTTCCGCCCAGGATGTCGCCGACGGTAAAATCGCCTATTTTCATGACCCGGCGTCAGAGGAGCGAAGCGTCAGCATTTCCGTATATCTGATCGATGGCGGCGTGGTCGAAGTGGGCGATGTCGTTATCAGTGGCAATGCAGTCTCCGAAAGAAATTATGCCACGGTGACCGATGGCGACACCAACAGTATTCAGATCACCAAGGGAAATGTGGCTCAAAGCCCAACGCGGACCATTACCTTTACCGTCAACAACGTGAACGACGCGCCCACCGCGTCGGACAAGAGTTTTACCGTGGAAGAAGGCGTGCCCTCCTTGTCCGGACAACTTGACGACAATCCCGGACGCATCCAGGTGCTGAACGCTTCGATCCTGTCTGCCAGCGATTCGGACAACGATCTGGCCATGGCCACCTATTTTATCAAAACCTTGCCCTCCTATGGCAGGATCGAGGTGGATACCAACAATGATGGCACCTTTGACAAAATCCTGGACGCCTCTGACCTGAGCGGATCGGGATACATTTTCACCAAGGCCCAGTTAGATGGCGGCAGATTGCGTTACGTGCAAGACGGCTCGGATCAGACTTTGGACAATTTCAGTTGGGGGTTAAACGATAACGCCACTGCCACTCCTGCGAATCAAGACAGCAACAGCGCCACGGTAAGCATCAACATCCTGCCGGTGAACGATCCGCCGATAGTATACAAGAATGAAGCAATCACGGTGACTGAAGGAGCCAGCTATACAATCACCACCGCATACCTTGGGTCAGGGATCACATCCGATATCGATTCCGACAACAGCGCCTTGCAGACCCAGTACCGCGTTACAACGCCACCTGTACAACACGGCACCCTGTATCTGGAGAAGGATGGGGTTATCACCATTTTGGGGACGGGTGCGTCTTTTACCTTGGCGGACATTCAGGCTGGATATCTCAAGTACACACACAACGGTTCGGACCCACACCTCAATAACTTTGAAGATGGCTTTGGTTTCACAATTTCCGACGCCTCTGGCATGACCGAACCTTCGGGCCATTTCAAAATCAACCTGACTGCGGTCAACGACGCTCCAACTCTGACCCCCAGCATCTTCGGCACCACGGAATATGTGGAAGACGCATCTCCGGTAGCCATCGGCAGCACGGTGGTTTTTTCCGATTCGGACCTCAAAGATGCGACAACACTCACGCCATCACTGGATGGCGGTACGCTTGAAATTGCCATCACCAATGCGCAGGCTGGCGATATCCTGTCCGTAATCAATGCTGGCTTGGGAGCGGGTCAGATCGGCGTGTCCGGCAACTCGGTCACCTTTGGCGACGTTCAGATCGGAACCATCGACAACACCAAGAACGGCGTATCTGGACAGACACTGCTTATCACCTTCAACAGCAATGTCACTTCCGATGCGGAGGTTCAGGCTCTGATTCGCGCCATCGGTTTTAGCAGCAGCGATACGGCCAATCCGGCGACCGTCACCCGCGACCTGACCATCAGCTATGACGCGGATGGAGCAGGCGGCGATGCCACCCAGACCGTGACCGGCACGGCCAGCGTGACGGTCACGCAGATCAACGACCGGCCGGTGCTGACCGCCGTGAACCCCAACCTCGGCACCTTCACCGAGGATTTGGCTGATCCTTATGTGACCACCACCGTGAGCACCTTGGTTGGTACCACTATCACGGATGTGGATACCGGGGCAGTGGAAGGCATCGCCATCACCGGTCTGGCCAATGCGGCCAACGGAAAATGGCAATACTCCACCAACGGCTCCACCTGGACCGACGTGGGCACGGTCACCGCCACCAGCGCACTGCTGCTGCGCTCCACCGATTCCATCCGTTTCGTTCCTGATGGCAAAAACGGCGGCACGGCGACCATCACCTACAAGGCCTGGGACCAGACCTCGGGCAACTTTGGAACCAAGGCCAACACCACCGCCAACGATATTCAGACCAGCGCCTTTTCCACGGCCACGGACACTGCCCAGATCACTGTCACTGACCTGAATGACGCGCCGACCGGAACTGGCAACCTGACCCTGACCAGTACGGTGGAAGACACCTCGAATCCGACCGGGGCAGTGATCAATACTCTGGCTGGCTTGAATTTCCAGGATGTGGATTCAGGCTCCAGTCTGGCTGGCGTTCTCATCGTCGGTAATTCCGCCAACGCAGGAACCCAGGGCGTCTGGGAGTATTCCACCGACGGCAATTGGAAATCCATTGGCACTGTGGCGGATGACGCCACGGCATTGGCTCTTTCCGCGACTACGCAAATCCGTTTTGTTCCGGCAGCAAATTATAACGGTACGCCTCCCGCGCTGACCACAAGGGCAGTGGACAATACCTATACGGGCTCTTTCAGTACCACCACCGACGGAACGGAAACCCGCAGCACTGTAAACAGTAGTGCTAATGGCGGAACCACGGCCATATCCGCCGCTACAAACACCATCAGCACAACCGTCGCGCCTGTAAATGATAGCCCTACGATCAGTGGCGATAAAACTATCAGTAGCAGTGTCACGGAAGGGAGCGCGCTGGTCATTTCGAATGCAGAGACAAGTCTGGTTGTGGTCGGAGACATCGAGGCCTCGCGCAATGAGGGCGGTACAAATCGTGGCCAGGTTTCGGTGACCATCGCCGTGCCCAATGGCACGACCCACGGCATCGTCACCCTGGGCAGCACCAGCAACGTAACCATTACGGGCGGCGCCAATTCTTCCGCCTCGGTGACCATCAAGGGCACATTGGAGAACGTCAACGCGGCGCTCAACGGACTGAGCTTCACTCCGGGTGATGACACCAACACTTCCGAAACCGTGACCGTAACGGTCAACGACCTGGGCAACAGCGGAACCGGGAACACCACGCCTTTGACCGCGACCCAGACGATTACGATTGGCGCTATCACCCCTGTCAATGACGCACCCACGGCCAGTGGCCCCTCTTCCGTGACGGCCACCGAAGACGTGCAGTTCAGCTTCACCGGCGGCAACACGTTGAGAATCGCCGACGTGGATGCCCGAACAGGAACGGTGGAAGTTGCACTTAGCATCCCAAGCGGAACGCTGGTCATGACAACGACCGGAGTGAGCGTGACCTCCGGGGTCAGCGGGAGTGGAGCCATTACGATCCGCGGTACGGTATCCGCCGTCAATGCGGCCTTGGGCACTCTCAAATACATCGGCGCTGCGGACGCGAACAGTAATAACATTAACGACAATAGCCGAACGCTGCACATGGTTGTCAGCGACTTAGGCAACAGTATCGGCGACAGTACAACAACGCATGGAACTGTTTCCAAGGATGTGCTTATCGTTCTGAATCCGGTGAACGATGCCCCTACACTGACCATTGCAGGGGGATCCGAAAGCCAGTCGCTCAATCAAAATACCCAGGCCTCCATCACCGGCATCACCGTGGCCGATTACAAGGATTCAGGGGATAGCGATTACGCAGTTACGGCCAAACCGACCCTCGTGATTACGGCGCTGCACGGTACCTTTGAGGCTTTTAACCAGGGTAATGTGAATGGTGTGCTTTCAAATGAGAACCGCACCATCACCTTGAGCAGTAGCAACATCGGTGCGGATTCTTTGACAGATATCAACGGCGTCATAACAGCTGGTTATCTGAAATATACCGCCGACAGCAACTTTTCCGGCACAGATACCTTGAGCCTCGTCCTGCATGATAACGGTAATTCAGGAGGCACGGACCGGACCTCCTCAGGAACCATTGCCCTGACTATCGCCGGTACGAATGAAGCGCCTTCGTTCGGCAGCCTGGACGCCACCCCGACCTTTGTCGAAGATGGACCCACCGTGATCCTGGATGACGATGCTATCTTGGTTGATCCGGAATTATCCGTGTACAACAACTGGGGCAATGCGGTGCTTACGCTGCAGCGCACCGGCCAAGCCGGCAACGCAGGCATTCCAGCCACGGATGATGTTTTTGGTTTGACCGGCAGTGGCAGCACCGGCGTGAACTTCAATGGCGGCAATATAAGAATTGCTTCCACTGCAGTGGGTACGTTCACCAATGCCGACGGTGTACTGACCATCACCTTTGCCGAAGGGACTACCACCGCCCAGGCCACGCAGGTACTAAGGGCCGTCACCTACCAGAACACCAATGACAATCCGCCGACTCAGGTCAGTATCGGCTATACGATCAACGACGGGGACACGGACGCGGATCGAGCCACCAATGGTCAGGGAACCGGCGGGCCCAAAACAGGCAACGGGTCCATCAACGTGACCATCGCGGCCAACAACGACACCCCGAGCCTGAACGTTCCTTCCACGGGATCCTACACGGAAGACGCCGCGTCTATCACCCTGGCCTCGGCGGCGACCCTCAACGACCCGGAACTCTCTTTCCTGGCGTCTCAGAACGGTGACTGGGAACGTGCAACTCTCTCCCTCAGTCGCAGAGGTGGAGCCATTGCGAGTGACGTTTTCGGAGTGACCGGTAGCGGTGACACCGGCGTGAATTTCGATGGTGGAAACATTCGGATCAACACCACGGCAGTAGGCACATTCACCAACGCGGGCGGTAAGCTGACCATCACGTTTGCGCATAACGCCACTTCGGCCCAGGTGGAGCAAATCGTCCGGGCCATCACCTACGAAAACACTCGCCAGAGTCTTGCCGCAGGGGAAACGGAACCCGTCGCGTTGGTCTGGACTTTGAACGACGGCAACACAGGCGACGCGAATACGCCAGGCCCGCAAGGCCTGGGCGGAGCCA is drawn from Desulfomicrobium apsheronum and contains these coding sequences:
- a CDS encoding cadherin-like domain-containing protein, whose amino-acid sequence is MSHSFFQLEPRLLFDASTADTSDHIHDDAGVHAEFPGLAYVQDDAGAAEARHDAEPAEQGGQDLSLAEAPLVEIFVIDASVHNPAEIEKNLSQDAVIIRLDADADGITALSQALSAYGQVDALHVFSHGSDGEVRLGTAILNDATLAERAGQVAGWSSSFSENGDMLLYGCDVAQSEKGQAFIGELARLTGVDVAASSDATGAAEKGGDWILEYRVGDVETRAVDADGYRDLLATPVLGGITATTNINDTATTTPFSSVTITDADDSDSQTVTITLDTAAKGALSNLGTGSFDAGTGVYTFTGTADQAQAAVRGLVFTPTENHVAPGGTETTTFTISVNDGSTTVTDSATTVVVTSVNDTPVAVADDISATEDTDVTPTGNVLSNDTDMDIGDTKTVIAVRLGDRVGEGAAGIVGTALTGTYGKLNLAANGDYTYTLDNNSLSVQTLGAGQSLTENFNYTMRDANGLTSDAVITVSIHGTNDAPVGTAASLVVTTPIPENASDAENPGVLASTLLQSVSRASLVIDVDSTDTTPGLVAYASSTTNGMTGTWQYQLSGSSTWNAFTPSISEATLIPHDALVRFVVDNSGIDSQESGKATLSYRVWDASSGSAGGTLAVTSSGGSTSISDASIDATFNVAARNDAPTLTPLQLDLNEGATAVITTATLPLLDPDNASEQLTYRVEVLPTHGQLLKNGIPVLVGSLFTQADIIAGTISYRHTASELSLDQVDSVSFSVRDGAGGVISSVSLPIQIHDVNAQIAITGASQSVLEYVSGPATYTELNLGLNDADGNANLMTLTINTLPDAAVGKLQYWNGSAYVDVTAGTALTQAALLAHPLRFISTGAEPSAHPSATFTVTATDGHTSLTPTTASSDITITIMAQNDPPSPETQTLPVNTTTPNPAITTAYLTATDPDSPDSKRVYTVSSNPAYGALYLNGIQIGVGSTFTQADLDANHLTFHIDGGIFASDTPDSFNFRINDGDGGVSSGTLDITIAAGTYTGGGGPGGTLTGLTPEGLFTTVTSTILNNSESYTLTDLPDHGTLYFNGVALGLNGTFAQADIDTGAVVYVHDGTEPIDHAYADPFTVSRTGGTVSGSSSISLTITPVNDAPTITQTSGGATLLEHNTAGGDADSFDLTGVSNAVKLTIANVQAHDVESGPSELYYVLAQSPGTAGSIKQWNDTSSSWVALAQDARFSAQDVADGKIAYFHDPASEERSVSISVYLIDGGVVEVGDVVISGNAVSERNYATVTDGDTNSIQITKGNVAQSPTRTITFTVNNVNDAPTASDKSFTVEEGVPSLSGQLDDNPGRIQVLNASILSASDSDNDLAMATYFIKTLPSYGRIEVDTNNDGTFDKILDASDLSGSGYIFTKAQLDGGRLRYVQDGSDQTLDNFSWGLNDNATATPANQDSNSATVSINILPVNDPPIVYKNEAITVTEGASYTITTAYLGSGITSDIDSDNSALQTQYRVTTPPVQHGTLYLEKDGVITILGTGASFTLADIQAGYLKYTHNGSDPHLNNFEDGFGFTISDASGMTEPSGHFKINLTAVNDAPTLTPSIFGTTEYVEDASPVAIGSTVVFSDSDLKDATTLTPSLDGGTLEIAITNAQAGDILSVINAGLGAGQIGVSGNSVTFGDVQIGTIDNTKNGVSGQTLLITFNSNVTSDAEVQALIRAIGFSSSDTANPATVTRDLTISYDADGAGGDATQTVTGTASVTVTQINDRPVLTAVNPNLGTFTEDLADPYVTTTVSTLVGTTITDVDTGAVEGIAITGLANAANGKWQYSTNGSTWTDVGTVTATSALLLRSTDSIRFVPDGKNGGTATITYKAWDQTSGNFGTKANTTANDIQTSAFSTATDTAQITVTDLNDAPTGTGNLTLTSTVEDTSNPTGAVINTLAGLNFQDVDSGSSLAGVLIVGNSANAGTQGVWEYSTDGNWKSIGTVADDATALALSATTQIRFVPAANYNGTPPALTTRAVDNTYTGSFSTTTDGTETRSTVNSSANGGTTAISAATNTISTTVAPVNDSPTISGDKTISSSVTEGSALVISNAETSLVVVGDIEASRNEGGTNRGQVSVTIAVPNGTTHGIVTLGSTSNVTITGGANSSASVTIKGTLENVNAALNGLSFTPGDDTNTSETVTVTVNDLGNSGTGNTTPLTATQTITIGAITPVNDAPTASGPSSVTATEDVQFSFTGGNTLRIADVDARTGTVEVALSIPSGTLVMTTTGVSVTSGVSGSGAITIRGTVSAVNAALGTLKYIGAADANSNNINDNSRTLHMVVSDLGNSIGDSTTTHGTVSKDVLIVLNPVNDAPTLTIAGGSESQSLNQNTQASITGITVADYKDSGDSDYAVTAKPTLVITALHGTFEAFNQGNVNGVLSNENRTITLSSSNIGADSLTDINGVITAGYLKYTADSNFSGTDTLSLVLHDNGNSGGTDRTSSGTIALTIAGTNEAPSFGSLDATPTFVEDGPTVILDDDAILVDPELSVYNNWGNAVLTLQRTGQAGNAGIPATDDVFGLTGSGSTGVNFNGGNIRIASTAVGTFTNADGVLTITFAEGTTTAQATQVLRAVTYQNTNDNPPTQVSIGYTINDGDTDADRATNGQGTGGPKTGNGSINVTIAANNDTPSLNVPSTGSYTEDAASITLASAATLNDPELSFLASQNGDWERATLSLSRRGGAIASDVFGVTGSGDTGVNFDGGNIRINTTAVGTFTNAGGKLTITFAHNATSAQVEQIVRAITYENTRQSLAAGETEPVALVWTLNDGNTGDANTPGPQGLGGAKQTTATETITLTGVNDAPVLADTALSITVAEDAAAPSGGVGVLVSSLTGGISDVDTTNPKGIAITGLDSILGTWRYSTNGGTTWTSIDAVADSSSLLLRSTDRIHFQPTANINGSVSAGLTIRAWDQSTGSAGAKVDTTTTGGTSAFSSVTDNVALTVTAVNDAPTRTQESVALTPVDEDSTNPSGSTISSLFTAAFSDATDQVTGGSSANTLAGVAIVGNAATASQGTWQYFNGSSWTNIATTVSLTSATLFAENTAVRFVPTADFHGTPGALTTRLIDSSSGAVTNATGVNIGTTGGTTRFSDSSNEVTLTTGITAVNDAPVATGSATLSAIDEDTANGSIPGATITSLFGSNYNDVTDNKSGITGGGNTSTTLRGVIITGYTADVAKGEWEYKTDSGHWTALPSVVTDTSGFAVAAADSLRFVPVGDYNGDAPDLVVRLVDGSGADIVTGEGVESRVDASGNGDTTRYSLNTVTLSHTITAVADIAADTQTVDEDGDVTTNLLINDSFEGTPVISSVTQGTNGTVVNNGDGTVKYTPGANFNGTDSYTYTVTSGGVTETATVNVTINQIDDPATIGGDISGSGVEDGGAIAGTLTASDAADGLTDGTIFSVTTAAGNGM